The genomic stretch ATAATCCCAAAATGGGGTACGCCGGAGTTGAAAGAGGCGTTTTTGTTAGCAGAGGATAAGCCTAAGCTAAAACCTCCTGACACGCTCCACTGATTGATTCTTTCAGGATTGGGAGTAAGGGAGAAACTAAATTTTAATCCCCCTTCAGCCACTGCTCCATTGAAATTGTAGTCTAGGGCGGCGATCGCACCATTTCTCATCAGTAAATAATTACCAGAATCGATATTAGGACTGGCATTCCCTATTTCCACATTCCCAGTGGCTACCCAATTAATTGGGGGCAGAGAACCATTTTGTCGGGGTGCGAGATTGTAGCTGAGATCGGTGGTGGTGGGATTACCTACGGCGGTGAAATTATCTGACAATAATACATGACTTGAATTACTACTGCTGTTGCCCGGAGTTGGAGCAATTTTTAAACCTGCTACATCATCATCAATAATGCTCACTGAGGTTGTTCCCGAACCACTGATGCTATAACTGGAATGGGGTTGTAATGTTAGAATAACGGTTTCATTTAGCTCTGCTTGGAAATCTGGGTTAGGAGACAAAATCAACTGAACATTTGAAACATAGCCAGGAAAGGTTATAACCAATGTTGAACCCGACAAACTCTGTACTCTCCCCCCCGGAGTATCCAGAAAATAATCCTGATTAAAGATAGCAGTGCCACCCACAGTAACATAAATGGTGAGAGGAGTTGTTATATTATCTGTACTGCGATTAAAGTAATAATAGAGACTTCTTGTTTGATCGATTTCTTCTACCGTATTAAAGATGGGGGGAGTCAAGCTAACAGTGGGGGTGGAATTTTCTACGGACAGATATTGCCCATCAATGAAAATGGTGGAAAAGTCATTTTGAGTCTGTAATTGCTGTAAATTTTTGGCACTGAGATTGACACCTCGCACTAAGGCGGAAAAAATCTCTCCTTCATCTCCTGCGCTATCATTATCGCCATTGATGATAAAGTCTAAGTAATGCCCATATTCTTCCAATATCACACTTGCGATCGACTCAAGATTATTAATGTTTGTAGCTAAATATTCTTCTGCTAGATAAATTTTCCCGTTATCTTTGGAAAAAGAACCGTTAGCCCCTTGTAACTGACTGCGACTGATAATTTCGATGAGTGGCTCGATATTATATTCACCATTTGTCCATAACTGTAGATAAGATTCGGTGTTGATAGCGTTACCGAAAGTTAAAATTAGTTTTTCGTCGAATTGATTATCGGTGGTGAAAGATAATAACTTCTGACTAACGAGATTTAATGCAGAAGCAAGGATGGGGGATAAAAGTTCATTAAGCATCGGATAATGATCTGTTAGTCAATGGAATTGATAAAATTATTACCACTACTAAATATAACATCATTTTTAAAAATTGATTAAGAATATTTAGGAATATATTATGTAACACTTATTAATATATCCTTTTATTCGTTACTCTCTATTTCTAACCACTCATAGTCAATAAAACGCCATAAAATTTCTATTAAGTTCAGTTGTAGTGAATAAGCGGAGAAAAAGAATATTTTTAAACCGTTGTTTTCTAATTCTCTATCCGTCAGACTACCAGAGAGAGTAACCATTGTAAAAGTTATAAATATCTTGATAATAGTATCACAGATCCCAAATAAGTTCGATCGAGAACAGAAGAAGAATGCCCTTACTTATTAGTATTGTGACAGTATATTTAGTGTATTTAATAATCACTAATAGTTCATTAACTTATTGATTTATACTGGAAAGGTTACGCTAAATTTTATAATTATTTTTATCCACACCATGACTGAAAAAAAACGTCTTTATAATATTACTACTTTTGGCTGTCAGATGAACAAAGCTGACTCTGAGCGTATGGCCGGTATTTTAGAAAATATGGGCTTTGAATTTACCGAAGACCCTAATAATGCTAATCTAATTGTTTATAATACTTGCACTATCAGAGATAATGCTGAACAAAAAGTTTATTCTTATCTTGGCAGACAGGCAAAACGGAAACAAGTTGAACCAGATTTAACCCTTGTCGTGGCTGGATGTGTTGCCCAACAGGAAGGAGAAATGTTATTAAGACGTGTTCCTGAGTTAGACTTAGTTATGGGCCCTCAACACGCTAATCGTTTAGATAGTTTACTAGATCAAGTATTTGCTGGTAATCAAGTTGTCGCTACAGATCCTATCCATATTTACGAAGATATAACCAAGCCTCGCCGTGAAAGTGAAGTATCTGCATGGGTAAATATTATTTATGGTTGCAATGAGAGATGTAGTTATTGTGTAGTGCCAAATGTTAGAGGAGTAGAACAGTCTCGTACTCCGGAATCTATCAAAGCAGAAATTGAAGATATTGGTCGTCAAGGTTATAAGGAAGTCACCTTATTAGGACAAAATATAGATGCCTATGGGCGTGATTTACCCGGTACAACGGAAACAGGAAGACACTTACACACACTCACCGATTTACTTTATTATATTCATGATGTAGAAGGGATCGATCGAATTCGTTTTGCTACTTCTCATCCTCGGTATTTTACCGAGCGTTTAATCAAGGCTTGTCATGATTTACCAAAAGTATGCGAACATTTTCATATACCTTTCCAATCAGGAGATAATGACATTCTTAAAGCGATGAAACGGGGCTATACCCATGAGCGTTACCGTGATATTATTAATAAAATACGTTATTATATGCCCCATGCCGCTATTAGTGCTGATGCGATCGTTGGCTTCCCCGGAGAAACGGAAGAACAGTTCGAGAATACCCTAAAATTAGTGGATGACATCGGTTTTGATCAACTTAACACAGCCGCCTATTCTCCTCGTCCAAATACTCCGGCCGCTATATGGGAAAATCAAATTAGTGAACAAGAAAAAAGCGATCGACTTCAAAGATTAAATCATTTAGTAGGCATTAAAGCAGGAGAAAGATCTCAACGATACTTAAATAAAGTAGAACAAGTATTAGTAGAGGATGTTAACCCTAAAGATACCACTCAAGTTGTGGGTAGAACTGACGGTAATCGTTTAACCTTCTTCAAAGGTGATTTAAAGGAGTTAAAAGGTAAAATTGTCCCCGTCAAAATAACCGAAGTTCGGCCATTCAGCTTAACTGGAGAGATGCTATCCTTAGTCACAGCCTAAAATTGACGAGATTAAATTCACTACTCAATTTACTCGATCCCATTGGTCAACTGAGAGTAATTGAGTAAAATTCGATCGATGTTTTGACGATAATTAGTTAAGTTTTTTAAATAGATTAAGTGAATGTCATCAATAAATTTTTAATAAATTATAATTTAATAATTACATCAAAAATCAGGGGTCAAATTAATGACTAGTGAAGAAAATCTCCCCCAACTCCTCTCAAAATCTATTGAATTAGTCAAGCATTTTTTACAAAACTTTGCATTGTTTGGTGATGTTGACACTACTTTAAACCTCACCTTTGGAGATAATTATAATAAAACTAAAGTCAAATCGATCGTCAATGAGTGGCAAAAAGATGACTTTAAGAATCTACCAAAAATTGAAATTATTGGAGCAAGTATCTTAAACGGGGCAAATGCAGGTTATAGTATCTCCACCAATGCCATTTATATTTCTGATGCTTTCTTGCTCCATGATTCCATACAAAACGTCGCAAAAACTCTCATAGAAGAAATAGGTCATCAGTTAGATGCACAAATAAACACGATCGATCCAGTATGGGATGAGGGTAATCTATTTGCTAATTTAATCTTTGGTAATCAAGAAGAATTTGAAGACATCAACCATGAACCAGAAGACGACTTCGCCACCATCTACATAGACGGAGAACTGATAGAAATAGAACAAGATTCGAGTGTCATCGGTCAATGGGGGGGCTCATTTAGAGCTGTGAGGGTAGTAGGTAACTACGCATATATTGCTAATAGTTATGGACTCCTTATTTTAGATATTTCTAATCCGACTAAACCTGTTGAAATAAGTAGATTTTCAGTAGAGTTTACCTATGAGGAACGCTCGGCTGTTGATGTGGAAGTTGTGGGAAATATCGCTTTGATCGCAGACTCTTACAATGGTTTAGTTATTATTGATATAAGTAATCCCTCTTCCCCTACTTTTTTAGCCAAATCTGTTCTGTATGTTCATGATGTAGAAGTGAAAGGAAATGTCGCTTTTATTGCTGATAGAGGTTCTTTATATCCCGGTGGTTTATACATTCTTGACATAAGCAATCCTTCTACTCCCACTTTCTTAGGTGGTTATGGTGGTTTTGGTACAGGAGAAATAGAAGTATTTGGGGATCTCGCTTTTATCTCTGATAATGATGACGATCTAGTGATTATTGACATCACCAATTTTTCCACTCCTACTTTTCTTAGTAAGTACGATACTCCTGCCCGTCCTATTGATATAGAAGTATTTGGGGATCTCGTTTTTATCGCTGATGGAGTAGAAGGTTTAATTATTCTTGATATAACGAATCCTTCTGTGCCCACTTTTTTAAGTAAGTATGATACAGGCTATGCTGTGGATGTAGAAGTGCGGGGAAATCTTGCTTTTGTCGGTGGAACTTCTGGTGATGGTTTAACCATTCTCGACATAACCAATCCGTCTGCTCCTAAGCTCTTTGGACATTATAATATTTCTGGTGATGTTAGGGATATAGACGTGAGAGGAAATCATGCTTTTGTGACGGACACTGATGGTGGTTTAATCATTGTTGATATAGCTACTCCCCCCACTCCCACTTTTCTCGGACAATACAATACAGCTTATTTTGTTAATGTAACAGAAATCGTAGGAAATCTCGCTTTTGTCTCTAAGGGTTTAGGTGGTTTAGCCATTATAGATGTAAGTAATCCTTCTACTCCCACTTTCTTAGGTAGCTACTATACTTCTGGTTTTGTTATGGACGTGGCAGTTTTCGGAAATCTTGCTTTCGTTGCCGATAATGAGGATGGTTTAGTTATTCTCGATGTAAGTAATCCATCTGTTCCCACTTTCTTAGGTAAATACGATACTTCTGGTTATGCTGTGGAGGTGAAAGTTTCGGGAAATCTCGCTTTCTTTGCCGATAGTGAGGGTGGTTTAGTTATTGTAGATGTAAGTAATCCATCTGTTCCCACTTTTTTAGGTAAATACGATACTGATACTTCTAGCAATATTGTAGATGTGGAAGTATTTGGAAACCTTGCTTTTATAACTGATTCTACGAGTGGTTTAGTGATTCTTGACATAACTAATGCTTCTGCTCCTGCGGTGGTAGGGAAGTATGCTAGTAATCGTTTTCATTATATAGAAATAGTGGGAGATCTCGCTTTTATAGTTGATGATTATGATGGTGGTGGGTTAGTAATTCTTGATATTGCTAATCCTTCTCTCCCAACTTTGGTAAGTAACATTGATGCACCGTTTTTCTTCGAGATTGTTGATCTAGAAGTAGCTGGAGATCTTGTGTTTGTTACTTCATTGCAATTTACAATCGAAATTGGTCAGTTCTCCATTATTGATATATCTAATCCCTCAGCACCTAGTTATGTAGGTAGCTATACGACTTCTTTATCTGTTTCTGATGTTGAAGTAGTAGGGGATCTTGCTTTTGTGAGCGAAGGTTCTCTTGGTTTAGAGATTTTAGATATAAGTAACTATAAGAAACTTAGGATTTTTGGTACTAACGACAATGATATGTTAACGGGTCGTGATGGTAATGATACTATCAACGGTGGTATGGGAAATGATACTCTTTATGGGTTTGGTTCTCATGATATTTTAATAGGTGGTATTGGGGATGATTCGATGATTGGAGGTTTGGGTAGCGATACATTCTATGTGGATAGCACGGAGGATCAAATAATAGAATTATCATATCAGCGTGGAGACAGGGATATAGTTCGATCGACAATTAACTATACTTTACCTATCAATGTAGAAGATCTTATCCTTGAAGGAACAAAAAATATCAACGGCACGGGAAATGCAGTTGATAACAGTCTTACTGGCAATAATGTTGATAATCAATTAAATGGTGATAAAGGTTCTGATACTCTTAATGGACGTGGCGGAAATGACACTCTCAACGGTGGTAGTCTTTACGATACCTTAATAGGTGGCAAAGGTAATGATACTTTCTATGTGGATCACTTCTTGGATAAAGTAGTCGAATTATTAAATGAAGGTACAGATACAGTTCGATCGACGATTAACTATACTTTAGGTGAAAATGTAGAAACTCTCATTTTACAAGGTGCAGAAGATATAAATGGAACGGGTAATAGTTTAAACAACAGTCTGACGGGTAATAATCAAAATAATTATCTTAGCGGTGGGGATGGAAATGACTCCTTAATAGGAGGCAACAGCAACGACACTTTAGTGGGAGATAATGGGAACGATCGTCTTAATGGTGGTACTGGCTTTGACAGAATGTTAGGAGGACTTGATAATGATGCTTACTCTGTTGACGATATTAAAGATGAGGTAATTGAAATTTTTAATCAAGGTATAGATACAGTTTTCTCTACCATTACCTATACTCTACCTAGTAATATCGAAAATTTGATTCTCAGTGAGACAGTAAATATAGGAATAAATGGAACTGGGAATAGTTTAAACAACAGTCTGACGGGTAATAGTCAAAATAATCATCTTAGCGGGCAAAATGGCAACGACTCCTTAATAGGAGGCAACGGCAACGATACCTTAGTGGGGGGGAATGGGAACGATCGTCTTAATGGTAGTACTGGCATTGACAGAATGTTAGGGGGACTTGATAATGATGCTTATTCTGTTGACAATATTAAAGATGAGGTAATTGAATTTTTTAATCAAGGTATAGATACAGTTTTCTCTACCATTACCTATACTCTAGCTAGTAATGTCGAAAATTTGACCCTTAGTGAGACAGTAAATATAGATATAAATGGAACGGGGAATAGTTTAAACAACCGTATTACTGGTAATCGTGGTAATAATCGTCTTAATGACGGAAATGGTAATGATACCTTAGTGGGGGGGAATGGGAACGATATTCTCAACGGTGGTGTTGGTAACGATTCTCTGATTGGTGGTATTGGTAACGATACCTATTATGTAGAGAATACGAGCGATCGAGTGGTAGAATTGGCGAATGAGGGTACAGATACAATTCGATCGACTATTACCTATACTTTAGGAGCCAATGTAGAAAATTTGGTGTTAGAAGGAATAGGAAATATCAATGGTACAGGAAACACCCTCAATAATAGTCTCACGGGTAATAATCAAAATAACATTCTCAACGGTGGAGATGGTAATGATACCTTAGTGGGAAATAATGGGAATGATCGTCTTAATGGTACTACTGGCAGTGACAGAATGTTAGGAGGATTTGGGAATGATGCTTATTCTATTGATAATATTAAAGATGGGGTGATTGAATTTTTTAATCAAGGTATAGATATCATTTTCTCTACTATTAACTATACTTTACCGAATAATATCGAAAATTTGAATCTCAGTGATACAGTAAATATAAATATAAATGGAACGGGTAATAGTTTAAAAAACCGTCTGACTGGTAATAATCAAAATAATCGACTCCATGGTGGAGAAGGAAATGATACCTTAAACGGACGTGATGGTAATGATATTATTACTGGTGGGATTGGTAACGATTCCATGATAGGGGGTGGTGGTAACGATACTTACTATGTGGACATTACAGGCGATCGAGTCGTCGAATTATCCAATGAGGGTACAGATACAGTACGATCTACTATTGCCTATACTTTAGCTGCCAATGTAGAATATCTAGTGTTAGAAGGTACAGGAAACATCAATGGTACAGGGAACAATTTACGCAACAATATTACAGGTAATAATCTTAACAATCATCTCACTGGTGGAGAAGAAAATGATAGCTTAAATGGCCGTGGTGGCAATGACACTCTCACTGGTGGATTAGGAAATGATAGTCTCATCGGTGGTACTGGTAATGACTCTTTCCGTTTTACTACTGTTAATGAGGGGACAGATACCATTACTGACTTTAATGTTACTGATGATACTATTTTGATTCGTCGTAATGGTTTTAGTGGTGGTTTATCCTTGGGTACTTTACCTGTAAATCAATTCCGTATTGGTTCATTAACAACAAAATCTTCTCAGCGTTTTATTTATAATCCCAGTAATGGTGCATTTTTCTTTGATTCTGATGGTAATGGTGCATCAGAGGCGTTAAAAATCGCTACTTTAACTGCGGGGTTAGATATGACAAATGAGGATATTTTAATTATTTAACTGATGTTACTCAGAATAAAAGGTGTTAGGTATTAGGTAAAAAATTGATCTCTAATCGAGGTGAAGTAGAATCTGAGTTAAAATAACAATGTCATAAAAAAATAAATTATTATCTCGATCGAATATGTTAATTAAATGTACAACTCGTCATATTAGAATTTATACCGCAGAAATCAAAGACAATGAGTTAATTCCTTCTAACCAAGTATTGACTCTTGATGTTGATCCTGATAACGAGTTTAATTGGGATGAAGTCGCTTTGCAAAAAGTCTATCGTAAATTTGATGATTTAGTGGAAAGTTATAGCGGAGAAGATTTAACCGATTATAATTTACGGCGCATTGGTTCAGATTTAGAAGTTTTAATTCGTAATCTTTTAAACCAAGGAGAAATTACCTACAATCTCAATGCTAGAGTTCTTAACTATAGTATGGGTTTACCCAGAGTTGATGCACCCGAGTCAGAAGGAAAATATCAGCTGACTAATTAATAATTAAATATTGACAATTGACAACTATTGCACTAATTTCCAACAAAATAAAATTTATCTTTATATCAATGAATATTTTATTACCCCTAGAGGGTTTTTTTTTGCTAATCGTTATAGGAATTATTTTTTACTTATTAACTCCTCGTCGCTATCAATCTTCGGATTCAGTAGCTAACTCTTATGATGAATGGACTGAAGATGGCATTTTAGAGTTTTATTGGGGTGAACATATCCACTTAGGACATTATGGTTTACCACCAAGAAAAAAAGATTTTCTACAGGCTAAAACTGATTTTGTTCATGAGATGGTGAAATGGGGAGATTTGGATAAGTTACCTTCAGGTACTACGGTGTTAGATGTGGGTTGTGGTATCGGTGGTAGCAGTCGCATTTTAGCAAGAGATTATGGTTTTGCGGTAACGGGTATCACTATCAGTCCTCAACAGGTGAAAAGAGCTCAAGAATTAACTCCTCCAGAGGTAAATGCTAAATTTCAAGTCGATGATGCGTTGGCACTTTCTTTTCCTGATAATAGTTTTGATATAGTGTGGAGTGTTGAAGCGGGTCCTCACATGGAAGATAAGGCTTTGTTTGCTAAGGAGTTAATGCGAGTTCTTAAGCCTAATGGTATTTTAGTTGTAGCTGACTGGAATCAAAGAGACGATCGATCCATACCCTTAAATTTTTGGGAGAAATCTGTAATGAAACAATTATTAGACCAATGGTCACATCCTGCTTTTTCTAGTATTGAAGAATTCGCAGAGCTTTTAACTGCCAC from Geminocystis sp. NIES-3709 encodes the following:
- the miaB gene encoding tRNA (N6-isopentenyl adenosine(37)-C2)-methylthiotransferase MiaB, which encodes MTEKKRLYNITTFGCQMNKADSERMAGILENMGFEFTEDPNNANLIVYNTCTIRDNAEQKVYSYLGRQAKRKQVEPDLTLVVAGCVAQQEGEMLLRRVPELDLVMGPQHANRLDSLLDQVFAGNQVVATDPIHIYEDITKPRRESEVSAWVNIIYGCNERCSYCVVPNVRGVEQSRTPESIKAEIEDIGRQGYKEVTLLGQNIDAYGRDLPGTTETGRHLHTLTDLLYYIHDVEGIDRIRFATSHPRYFTERLIKACHDLPKVCEHFHIPFQSGDNDILKAMKRGYTHERYRDIINKIRYYMPHAAISADAIVGFPGETEEQFENTLKLVDDIGFDQLNTAAYSPRPNTPAAIWENQISEQEKSDRLQRLNHLVGIKAGERSQRYLNKVEQVLVEDVNPKDTTQVVGRTDGNRLTFFKGDLKELKGKIVPVKITEVRPFSLTGEMLSLVTA
- a CDS encoding NAD(P)H-quinone oxidoreductase subunit M, coding for MLIKCTTRHIRIYTAEIKDNELIPSNQVLTLDVDPDNEFNWDEVALQKVYRKFDDLVESYSGEDLTDYNLRRIGSDLEVLIRNLLNQGEITYNLNARVLNYSMGLPRVDAPESEGKYQLTN
- a CDS encoding methyltransferase domain-containing protein → MNILLPLEGFFLLIVIGIIFYLLTPRRYQSSDSVANSYDEWTEDGILEFYWGEHIHLGHYGLPPRKKDFLQAKTDFVHEMVKWGDLDKLPSGTTVLDVGCGIGGSSRILARDYGFAVTGITISPQQVKRAQELTPPEVNAKFQVDDALALSFPDNSFDIVWSVEAGPHMEDKALFAKELMRVLKPNGILVVADWNQRDDRSIPLNFWEKSVMKQLLDQWSHPAFSSIEEFAELLTATSRVKGEVITDDWTIQTLPSWLDSIWQGIAKPSGLICFGVSGFIKSLREIPTILLMRIAFGFGLCRFGMFKAVKSS